In one window of Erythrolamprus reginae isolate rEryReg1 chromosome 1, rEryReg1.hap1, whole genome shotgun sequence DNA:
- the LOC139157503 gene encoding peroxisomal succinyl-coenzyme A thioesterase-like, with translation MAAPRVLVLPSPACLYDDPVQVKIEGLSRFQEVTVAASLVDESGNLFQSRAYYRTGGDGELDLSCSPSLGGSYSGVEPMGLLWTLESTTPHKRLRKRNVLTPFWVTYEVYGGRGVSSSPLCSCRSERRFMAEGVRRVPVREGRLRATLFCPPGPGPFPALIDLYGYGGGLVEYRASLLASRGFVTLAVAFLDFEDLPDFPEFLDLEYFGEAIEFLQKQPKVKSMNIGVLGLSKGADLAVALAAFYPDIQAAVSISGTGVNGFIPLKVKGHIIPPHPYDIEKAKVADVPNALNISEMMDDPKDPSTWPCRIPVEKSFSKYLFLCGQDDQNLKSQMFCQEAVSRLQQNGRHVEFYCYPGAGHLLEPPYMPLCYTSFHKMLGTLLVWGGKWKEHAEAQEDAWRRILAFFRQHLRVPSLKSTL, from the exons ATGGCGGCGCCCCGCGTTCTGGTCTTGCCTTCTCCCGCCTGCCTGTATGACGACCCGGTCCAGGTGAAGATCGAGGGCCTCTCCCGCTTCCAGGAGGTCACCGTCGCGGCCTCTTTGGTGGATGAAAGCGGCAACCTTTTCCAATCGCGCGCTTACTATCGGACCGGGGGCGACGGGGAGCTGGACCTCAGCTGCTCCCCGTCGCTGGGCGGCAGCTACTCCGGGGTGGAGCCCATGGGCTTGCTGTGGACGCTGGAATCCACGACGCCCCACAAGAGGCTGAGGAAGAGGAACGTCCTCACCCCTTTCTGGGTCACCTATGAGGTGTACGGCGGGCGCGGAGTCTCCAGCTCGCCCCTTTGCAGCTGCCGCAGCGAGAGGCGCTTCATGGCCGAAGGCGTGCGGAGAGTGCCCGTGCGAGAAGGCCGCCTCAGAGCCACGCTCTTCTGCCCGCCCG GCCCTGGGCCTTTCCCAGCACTTATTGACTTGTATGGATATGGAGGCGGACTGGTGGAGTATAGAGCAAGTCTTTTGGCAAGCAGAGGTTTTGTTACACTGGCGGTTGCTTTTTTAGATTTTGAAGATCTCCCAGATTTCCCAGAGTTCCTTGACTTAGAATATTTTGGTGAAGCAATAGAGTTCTTGCAAAAGCAACCAAAG GTTAAATCTATGAATATTGGAGTTCTGGGACTATCTAAAGGTGCAGATCTCGCTGTTGCTTTAGCTGCATTTTACCCAGACATCCAAGCGGCCGTCAGCATTTCTGGCACAGGGGTAAATGGTTTTATCCCCTTGAAAGTGAAAGGACACATCATTCCACCTCATCCTTATGATATTGAAAAGGCCAAAGTTGCTGATGTTCCGAATGCATTGAATATTAGTGAAATGATGGATGACCCCAAAGACCCATCGACCTGGCCATGCCGCATCCCTGTTGAAAAGTCCTTCAGCAAGTACCTCTTCCTATGTGGTCAGGATGACCAAAACTTGAAAAGTCAGATGTTCTGCCAAGAAGCTGTTAGTCGCCTTCAGCAGAATGGGCGTCATGTGGAGTTCTATTGCTACCCTGGAGCTGGGCACCTCTTGGAGCCTCCTTATATGCCCTTGTGCTATACTTCATTTCACAAGATGTTGGGGACCCTTCTAGTCTGGGGTGGAAAGTGGAAAGAACACGCAGAGGCACAGGAAGATGCCTGGCGAAGAATATTGGCCTTTTTCAGACAACACTTGCGGGTGCCAAGTTTGAAAAGTACTTTATAG
- the LOC139157496 gene encoding acyl-coenzyme A thioesterase 1-like: protein MAAPRVLVLPSPACLYDDPVQVKIEGLSPFQEVTVAASLVDESGNLFQSRAYYRTGGDGELDLSCSPSLGGSYSGVEPMGLLWTLESTTPHKRLRKRNVLTPFWVTYEVYGGRGVSGSPLCSCRSERRFMAEGVRRVPVREGRLRATLFCPPGPGPFPALIDLYGSGGGLVEYRASLLASRGFVTLAVAFLDFEDLPDFPEFLDLDYFGEAIEFLQKQQKVKSMNIGVLGLSKGADLAVALAAFYPDIQAAVSISGTGVNRITPLKVKGHIIPPHPYDLEKAKVADVSNALNISEIMDDPKDPSTWPCRIPVERSFSKYLFLCGQDDQNLKSQMFCQEAVSRLQQNGRHVEFYCYPGAGHLLEPPYMPLCYISFYKMFGTLIVWGGKWKEHAEAQEDAWRRILAFFRQHLRVPSLKSTL from the exons ATGGCGGCGCCCCGCGTTCTGGTCTTGCCTTCCCCCGCCTGCCTGTATGACGACCCGGTCCAGGTGAAGATCGAGGGCCTCTCTCCCTTCCAGGAGGTCACCGTCGCGGCCTCTTTGGTGGATGAAAGCGGCAACCTTTTCCAATCGCGCGCTTACTATCGGACCGGGGGCGACGGGGAGCTGGACCTCAGCTGCTCCCCGTCGCTGGGCGGCAGCTACTCCGGGGTGGAGCCCATGGGTTTGCTGTGGACGCTGGAATCCACGACGCCCCACAAGAGGCTGAGGAAGAGGAACGTCCTCACCCCTTTCTGGGTCACCTACGAGGTGTACGGCGGCCGCGGAGTCTCCGGCTCGCCCCTTTGCAGCTGCCGCAGCGAGAGGCGCTTCATGGCCGAAGGCGTGCGGAGAGTGCCCGTGCGAGAAGGCCGCCTCAGAGCCACGCTCTTCTGTCCGCCCG GCCCTGGGCCTTTCCCAGCACTTATTGACTTGTATGGATCTGGAGGCGGACTGGTGGAGTATAGAGCAAGTCTTTTGGCAAGCAGAGGTTTTGTTACACTGGCGGTTGCTTTTTTAGATTTTGAAGATCTCCCAGATTTCCCAGAGTTCCTTGACTTAGATTATTTTGGTGAAGCAATAGAGTTCTTGCAAAAGCAACAAAAG GTTAAATCTATGAATATTGGAGTCCTGGGACTATCTAAAGGTGCAGATCTCGCTGTCGCTTTAGCTGCATTTTACCCAGACATTCAAGCGGCCGTCAGCATTTCTGGCACAGGGGTAAATCGTATTACCCCCTTGAAAGTGAAAGGACACATCATTCCACCTCATCCTTATGATTTGGAGAAGGCCAAAGTTGCTGATGTTTCGAATGCATTGAATATTAGTGAAATAATGGATGATCCCAAAGACCCATCGACCTGGCCATGCCGCATCCCTGTTGAAAGGTCCTTCAGCAAGTACCTCTTCCTATGTGGTCAGGATGACCAAAACTTGAAAAGTCAAATGTTCTGCCAAGAAGCTGTTAGTCGCCTTCAGCAGAATGGGCGTCATGTGGAGTTCTATTGCTATCCTGGAGCTGGGCACCTCTTGGAGCCTCCTTATATGCCCTTGTGCTATATTTCATTTTACAAGATGTTTGGGACCCTGATAGTCTGGGGTGGAAAGTGGAAAGAACACGCAGAGGCACAGGAAGATGCCTGGCGAAGAATATTGGCCTTTTTCAGACAACACTTGCGGGTGCCAAGTTTGAAAAGTACTTTATAG